In one Desulfoferula mesophila genomic region, the following are encoded:
- a CDS encoding aldehyde ferredoxin oxidoreductase N-terminal domain-containing protein yields MRYGETGFNLEIDLTTGNIERVETDPRDTELYLGGLGTNAKLIWDRVPPEADAFSPENLLIFASGLLCGTPATGCNRTIVTTISPQTKLMAFSMMGGFWAPELKYAGYDKVIFRGKSPELVYLYINNDKVELRAAEHLRGRGSVETAELIRQELKEPKAQVAAIGMAGENRVFFASIEQGRSSASRGGIGAVMGDKNLKAVVVRGTKDISLARPAEFMELCQEVLEYIKFRNENPVPGVMPILAGLGSPQEMKVHDEKWHTENFSWGNSRTRRKEFWSEEVERDWTETMDKMRTRLISCYNCPMTCGATISPPGMPTYMMKCFSKLTYTMAAFADLEFGLGIAQSATEYGVDGFSAPQVMAFALELLENGILTDEDFPGMPEDNEGRFYWLLDHIVRREGIGDILADGTYWAAQRIGKGAEEYAHNNIKKHEQLPLKLSMLNPIYFIMYATGEKINITQIEGQFPQAPFPKREHREAFVKDWFQVPDEKFKQYFLDWEPRGENSIPYYPTPPMVCDIVDWQERMHYIDDALGMCAGLSSFPLKPPYHIHNYPKFISAGAGYDMDEEKLTQAIKRYRTLVRANNTRRGMRRKDEQPPKDHWKKRFPELEQELLDTYYAFKGWNSDGIPTETTLRELGLDYVADDFIERGILTKDEEAPPQKAAADQEKEA; encoded by the coding sequence ATGCGGTACGGAGAAACAGGTTTTAACCTAGAAATAGACCTTACCACCGGCAACATCGAGCGGGTGGAAACCGACCCCCGCGACACCGAGTTGTACCTGGGTGGGTTGGGCACCAACGCCAAGCTCATTTGGGATCGGGTGCCGCCGGAGGCGGATGCTTTTTCCCCGGAAAACCTTTTGATCTTCGCCTCGGGCCTGCTTTGCGGCACCCCGGCCACCGGCTGCAACCGCACCATCGTTACCACCATTTCCCCTCAGACCAAGCTCATGGCCTTTTCCATGATGGGCGGTTTCTGGGCCCCGGAGCTCAAATACGCCGGGTACGACAAGGTTATCTTCCGGGGCAAGTCGCCCGAGCTGGTCTATCTGTACATAAACAACGACAAGGTGGAACTGCGCGCCGCCGAGCACCTTCGGGGCAGGGGGTCCGTGGAAACCGCGGAGTTGATCCGCCAAGAGCTCAAGGAACCCAAGGCCCAGGTGGCGGCCATCGGCATGGCCGGGGAAAACCGCGTGTTCTTCGCCTCCATCGAGCAGGGCCGCTCCAGCGCCAGCCGGGGTGGCATCGGCGCGGTGATGGGCGACAAGAACCTCAAGGCCGTGGTGGTGCGCGGCACCAAGGACATCAGCCTGGCCCGCCCCGCGGAGTTCATGGAGCTGTGCCAGGAGGTCTTGGAATACATCAAGTTCCGCAATGAAAACCCCGTCCCCGGAGTCATGCCCATCCTGGCCGGGCTGGGCTCGCCCCAAGAGATGAAGGTGCACGACGAGAAGTGGCACACCGAAAACTTCTCCTGGGGCAACTCCCGGACCCGCCGCAAGGAGTTCTGGAGCGAAGAGGTGGAGCGGGACTGGACCGAGACCATGGATAAAATGCGCACTCGGCTCATCAGCTGCTACAACTGCCCCATGACCTGCGGGGCCACCATTTCCCCGCCGGGCATGCCCACCTACATGATGAAATGCTTCTCCAAGCTCACCTACACCATGGCCGCCTTCGCCGACCTGGAGTTCGGCCTGGGCATCGCCCAGAGCGCCACCGAGTACGGGGTGGACGGCTTCTCCGCTCCCCAGGTGATGGCCTTCGCCCTGGAGCTGTTGGAAAACGGCATCCTCACCGACGAGGATTTCCCGGGCATGCCCGAGGACAACGAGGGGCGCTTCTACTGGCTCTTGGACCACATTGTGCGCCGCGAGGGCATCGGCGACATCCTGGCCGACGGCACCTATTGGGCCGCCCAGCGCATCGGCAAGGGGGCCGAGGAGTACGCCCACAACAATATCAAGAAGCACGAGCAGCTTCCCCTGAAGCTGTCCATGCTCAACCCCATCTATTTCATCATGTACGCCACCGGCGAGAAGATAAACATCACCCAGATCGAGGGTCAGTTCCCCCAGGCCCCCTTCCCCAAGCGGGAGCACCGGGAAGCCTTTGTCAAGGACTGGTTCCAAGTGCCGGACGAGAAGTTCAAGCAGTACTTCCTGGATTGGGAGCCCAGAGGGGAGAACTCCATCCCCTACTACCCCACCCCGCCCATGGTCTGCGACATCGTGGATTGGCAGGAGCGGATGCACTACATCGACGACGCCCTGGGCATGTGCGCCGGGCTGTCCTCCTTCCCCCTCAAGCCGCCCTACCACATCCACAACTACCCCAAGTTCATCTCCGCCGGGGCCGGCTATGACATGGACGAAGAGAAGCTGACCCAGGCCATCAAGCGCTACCGCACCCTGGTCAGGGCCAACAACACCCGCCGGGGCATGCGCCGCAAGGACGAGCAGCCGCCCAAGGACCACTGGAAGAAGCGCTTCCCCGAGTTGGAGCAGGAGCTCTTGGACACCTACTACGCCTTCAAGGGCTGGAACTCCGACGGCATCCCCACCGAGACCACCCTGCGCGAGTTGGGGCTGGACTACGTGGCCGACGATTTTATCGAGCGCGGCATCCTTACCAAGGACGAGGAGGCTCCCCCCCAGAAAGCTGCGGCTGACCAGGAAAAGGAGGCGTAG
- a CDS encoding thiolase family protein: MQIRDRYAVVGVGYTPQGKVPDRTSLSFHLEATANAIADAGLKKQDIDGLISYRHFPPCPGEPDPTPQLLAQQLGLTPTYLSQDANUSRSHLMHAVGVLDAGICNYVVISYGHSGLWGGGMRQLLFNTRPSEAAFGHFGAVGRYALAARRGMHEFSRGPDTWKHIAMGQRKWANLNPAAIMHAKPMSEEDYFGAPLVVEPFRLFDNCQINDGGRAIIVTTAERARDLKHPPVLLMGLGMHNPSNEIAQARYVAGPTGAKQAGEAAFKMAGIGLAEVDACQIYDCFTYTVEVTLQDYGFFPRGEGGDWIQGGTIEPGGSMPVNTSGGQLSEAYFMGLTPISEAVMQLMGRCGERQLGPKTQTKTPEIILCSDNGGTLQSHACMIFRRG; this comes from the coding sequence ATGCAGATACGCGACAGATACGCAGTTGTGGGGGTGGGGTACACCCCGCAAGGGAAGGTACCCGACCGCACTTCCCTGAGTTTTCACCTGGAGGCCACGGCCAACGCCATCGCCGACGCGGGACTAAAAAAACAGGACATAGACGGGCTCATCTCCTACCGTCATTTTCCTCCCTGCCCTGGCGAGCCGGACCCGACGCCCCAGTTGCTGGCCCAGCAGTTGGGCCTGACCCCCACCTACCTCAGCCAGGACGCCAATTGATCCCGCTCGCATCTTATGCACGCAGTTGGCGTGCTGGACGCGGGGATTTGCAACTACGTGGTCATATCCTACGGGCACAGCGGCCTGTGGGGCGGGGGCATGCGCCAGTTGTTGTTCAACACCCGGCCCAGCGAGGCGGCCTTCGGGCACTTCGGGGCGGTGGGCCGCTACGCCCTGGCGGCCCGCCGGGGCATGCACGAATTTTCGCGCGGCCCGGATACCTGGAAGCACATCGCCATGGGCCAGCGCAAGTGGGCCAACCTGAACCCGGCGGCCATAATGCACGCCAAGCCCATGAGCGAGGAGGATTACTTCGGCGCTCCCTTGGTGGTGGAGCCCTTCCGTTTGTTCGACAACTGCCAGATCAATGACGGGGGACGGGCCATCATCGTGACCACGGCGGAGCGGGCCCGGGACCTCAAGCACCCGCCGGTGCTCCTGATGGGCCTGGGGATGCACAACCCCTCCAACGAAATTGCCCAGGCCCGCTACGTGGCCGGCCCCACCGGGGCAAAGCAGGCCGGGGAAGCGGCGTTCAAGATGGCCGGCATCGGCCTGGCGGAGGTGGACGCCTGCCAAATCTACGACTGCTTTACCTACACCGTGGAAGTCACCTTGCAGGACTATGGTTTCTTCCCGCGCGGCGAAGGCGGGGACTGGATCCAGGGCGGAACCATAGAGCCCGGCGGGTCCATGCCGGTGAATACCTCCGGCGGTCAGCTCTCCGAGGCCTACTTCATGGGCCTCACCCCCATCTCCGAGGCGGTTATGCAGCTCATGGGGCGCTGCGGGGAGCGGCAACTGGGGCCCAAGACCCAAACCAAGACGCCGGAAATAATCCTGTGCAGCGACAACGGCGGCACCCTGCAGTCGCACGCCTGTATGATCTTTAGGAGGGGCTAG
- a CDS encoding Zn-ribbon domain-containing OB-fold protein, whose product MSGERILPMPDADSKPFWQGCQEHELHFQQCAACGEVRWPPSILCPGCHSRETRWIKASGQGVVYTFAVYHQAFHPAFKGRVPYVVAVVRLEEGPMLLTNIVGCPPEAVACDMPVRVVWDDLSEEYSLPQFRPLD is encoded by the coding sequence ATGTCCGGAGAAAGAATTCTGCCCATGCCCGACGCGGACAGCAAGCCGTTCTGGCAAGGCTGCCAAGAGCATGAATTGCACTTTCAGCAATGCGCCGCCTGCGGCGAGGTGCGCTGGCCGCCCAGCATCCTCTGCCCCGGCTGCCACTCCCGGGAGACCCGGTGGATCAAGGCCTCCGGTCAGGGCGTGGTCTACACCTTCGCCGTGTACCACCAGGCCTTTCACCCGGCCTTCAAGGGCCGCGTGCCCTACGTGGTGGCGGTGGTGCGCCTGGAAGAGGGGCCCATGTTGCTGACCAACATCGTCGGCTGCCCGCCCGAGGCGGTGGCTTGCGACATGCCGGTCCGGGTGGTTTGGGACGATCTCTCCGAAGAGTACAGCCTGCCCCAGTTCCGGCCGCTGGACTGA
- a CDS encoding alpha/beta fold hydrolase, with the protein MADPQVLHASGAGLGIQLHSWPGPEPPVVAVHGLTANGRCWETIARELAGGRRLVALDLRGRGGSDKPEHGYDLEHHCADLDGVLDDLGQERAVLMGHSLGAYISLAYAATRPQRVERLILVDGGAVLSPEQWGKVAQGIGPSLERLAQVYASVEDMLAQVRQAPFLQPWNQATENYYRYDCIKVPGGVRSGTSSATVAEERANLNKVDFSRFYSQVRCPVLVLRAGQGMLAPDQLVLPPDAAARLLRDLPQARLVELDRLNHFSIIFQPSPERAQAVREFLTA; encoded by the coding sequence ATGGCCGACCCCCAAGTGCTGCACGCTTCCGGCGCGGGCCTCGGCATACAGCTGCATTCCTGGCCGGGCCCCGAGCCGCCGGTGGTGGCGGTGCACGGCCTCACCGCCAACGGCCGCTGCTGGGAAACCATCGCCCGCGAGTTGGCGGGCGGCCGCCGCCTGGTGGCCCTGGACCTGCGGGGCCGGGGCGGCTCGGACAAGCCCGAGCACGGCTACGACCTGGAGCATCATTGCGCGGACCTAGACGGGGTGCTCGACGATTTGGGCCAGGAACGGGCGGTGCTCATGGGGCATTCGCTGGGGGCCTATATCTCCTTGGCCTACGCCGCCACTCGGCCCCAGCGCGTGGAGCGGCTGATCCTGGTGGACGGCGGCGCGGTCTTGAGCCCCGAGCAATGGGGCAAGGTGGCCCAGGGCATCGGGCCCTCCCTGGAACGGCTGGCCCAGGTCTATGCCTCTGTGGAAGATATGCTGGCCCAGGTGCGCCAGGCCCCCTTCCTGCAGCCCTGGAACCAGGCCACGGAGAACTATTACCGCTATGACTGCATCAAAGTGCCAGGCGGGGTTCGGTCAGGCACCAGCAGCGCCACCGTGGCCGAGGAGAGGGCCAACCTAAACAAGGTGGACTTCTCCCGCTTCTATTCCCAGGTGCGCTGCCCGGTGCTGGTGTTGCGCGCCGGCCAGGGCATGCTGGCGCCCGACCAGCTGGTGCTGCCGCCCGATGCCGCCGCGCGGCTCCTGCGCGACCTTCCCCAGGCCCGTCTGGTGGAGTTGGATAGGCTCAACCACTTCTCCATCATTTTCCAGCCCAGCCCGGAGAGGGCCCAAGCAGTCAGGGAGTTCCTGACCGCCTGA
- a CDS encoding MaoC family dehydratase, translating into MNQPLSIDQISLGQTYETTVQVDEKRIAAFAQATDDDNPIHFDDEAAAKSIFGRRVAQGMLTAGFLSGVFGTQFPGSGTIYLSQTVRFLRPVFIGDAITMRLKVLELWPEKNRIRVETTCLNQDGKEVVTGEAMVMPPPRES; encoded by the coding sequence ATGAACCAACCGCTGAGCATAGACCAGATCAGCCTGGGGCAGACTTACGAGACCACCGTGCAGGTGGACGAGAAGCGTATCGCCGCCTTTGCCCAGGCCACCGACGACGACAACCCCATCCACTTTGACGACGAGGCCGCGGCCAAGAGCATCTTCGGCCGCCGGGTGGCCCAAGGCATGCTCACCGCCGGGTTCCTATCCGGGGTGTTCGGCACCCAGTTTCCGGGCTCGGGCACCATTTACCTGTCCCAGACGGTGCGTTTCCTGCGCCCGGTGTTCATCGGCGACGCCATAACCATGCGTCTGAAGGTGCTGGAGCTTTGGCCCGAAAAAAACCGCATCCGGGTGGAAACCACCTGCCTCAACCAGGACGGCAAGGAGGTGGTCACCGGCGAGGCCATGGTCATGCCGCCGCCCAGGGAGTCCTGA
- a CDS encoding class I adenylate-forming enzyme family protein, which yields MIYGDWIGRWGQADGGREALVSELTGRRYTYAQLAQDIDHLAHLLGNELKIVKGDRVACLSLNREEIITLFFAASRLGAVLVPLNFRLAAGEFDYYLNDCSPKALFCDGGHRTQAGELAAKHAIEQLVCFDHGAGPGLSLPSAWAALPSGSLPAVEIAPDDPQLIIYTSGTTGLPKGVVLTHGSIAANGHNTVLGWGLRPGDRTILHAAMYYTAGWNVFTLPLFMNRGANILVPSFEADQVLELIERERVSVFFGVPTMYQMMLESPAFPKADLSSLRFCISGGAALDLQLIRAYQEQKGLRIWEGYGLTEIGPNNFMGNGKPGTFGNAMPGVDVSLVDDQGLPVEAGQDGEILLRGAHMSAGYWNKPEATAEAIQKGWFHTGDLGRMDTDGHVSIVGRKKDMIISGGANIYPAEIEMHLVEHPAVNAAAVIGVPDPKWGEVPKAVVELRQGQSLDLAGLLEFLQPRLGRYKLPKYLAVIDELPRTAASSKVQKFILKKEHGGADHA from the coding sequence ATGATCTACGGCGACTGGATAGGACGCTGGGGCCAAGCCGACGGCGGCCGCGAGGCCCTGGTGAGCGAGTTGACCGGCCGGCGCTACACCTACGCGCAACTGGCCCAGGATATAGATCACCTGGCCCATCTGCTGGGCAACGAGCTCAAGATCGTCAAGGGCGACCGGGTGGCCTGCCTCTCCCTGAACCGGGAGGAGATCATCACCCTGTTCTTCGCGGCCAGCCGCCTGGGCGCGGTGCTGGTGCCCCTGAACTTCCGCTTGGCCGCGGGCGAGTTCGACTATTACTTGAACGACTGCTCCCCCAAAGCCCTGTTCTGCGACGGCGGCCACCGGACGCAGGCCGGTGAACTGGCCGCCAAGCACGCCATCGAGCAATTGGTGTGTTTCGACCACGGAGCCGGCCCCGGACTGTCCCTGCCCTCGGCCTGGGCCGCCCTGCCCTCGGGTTCCCTGCCCGCGGTGGAGATCGCCCCCGACGACCCCCAGCTCATCATCTACACCTCGGGCACCACCGGCCTGCCCAAGGGGGTGGTGCTCACCCACGGTTCCATCGCGGCCAACGGCCACAACACGGTGCTGGGCTGGGGCCTGCGCCCCGGCGACCGCACCATCCTGCACGCGGCCATGTACTACACCGCCGGGTGGAACGTCTTCACCCTGCCCCTGTTCATGAACCGGGGGGCCAACATCCTGGTGCCCAGCTTCGAGGCCGACCAGGTGCTGGAGTTGATCGAGCGCGAACGGGTCAGCGTGTTTTTCGGGGTGCCCACCATGTACCAGATGATGTTGGAGTCGCCGGCCTTTCCCAAGGCGGACCTCAGCTCTCTGCGCTTTTGCATCTCCGGCGGCGCGGCCCTGGATCTGCAACTCATCCGCGCCTACCAGGAGCAGAAGGGCCTGCGCATCTGGGAGGGCTACGGCCTCACCGAGATCGGGCCCAACAACTTCATGGGCAATGGCAAGCCGGGCACCTTCGGCAACGCCATGCCCGGGGTGGACGTCTCGCTGGTGGATGATCAGGGGCTCCCGGTGGAGGCCGGGCAAGACGGCGAGATTTTGCTGCGCGGCGCGCACATGAGCGCCGGATACTGGAACAAGCCCGAGGCCACGGCCGAGGCCATCCAGAAAGGCTGGTTCCACACCGGCGACCTGGGCCGCATGGACACGGACGGTCACGTTTCCATCGTGGGCCGCAAAAAAGACATGATCATCTCCGGCGGAGCCAACATCTACCCGGCGGAGATCGAGATGCACCTGGTGGAGCACCCGGCGGTGAATGCCGCGGCGGTGATCGGGGTGCCGGACCCCAAGTGGGGCGAGGTGCCCAAGGCGGTGGTGGAGTTGCGCCAAGGCCAGAGCCTGGACCTGGCCGGCCTGCTGGAGTTCCTGCAGCCTCGCCTGGGACGCTACAAGCTGCCCAAGTACCTGGCGGTGATCGACGAGCTGCCGCGCACCGCCGCCTCCAGCAAGGTACAAAAATTCATCCTCAAAAAGGAGCACGGGGGTGCGGACCATGCCTGA
- a CDS encoding 3-oxoacyl-ACP synthase, with amino-acid sequence MPDLKAEAGILSFAAYIPRAYHDADYIASQCDTPADIIRTKLGWYQKNVPGPGDGTVAMGLKAARKALYYSNLKPQDIDLVIWSGEEIKEYRNWPVGTKVQKELGIENAWSFDMQQRCGTTLVALKVAQDLIRANDGIDNILIASAYRNADLIHYPNPRVRWMYYLAAGGAACVVQRACPKNQIISSHFMSDGSFAWDVYVPEGGSAAPMTLEGLAAGRQYLDVMDPVGMKERLEKLSLSNWLVCIDRALAKAGYTRGDVDYLATLLVKRSAHDYLMEQLGLAPEQTRYLAEFGHHGQNDQILSLELALEEGRLKDGDLVLMISAGIGYAWDVVLMRWGAAENGK; translated from the coding sequence ATGCCTGATCTGAAAGCCGAGGCCGGCATCCTGAGCTTTGCCGCCTACATCCCCCGCGCCTATCACGACGCGGACTACATCGCCTCCCAGTGCGACACCCCGGCCGATATCATCCGCACCAAGCTGGGCTGGTATCAGAAGAACGTGCCCGGCCCGGGGGACGGCACCGTGGCCATGGGCCTCAAGGCGGCGCGCAAGGCCCTGTATTACTCCAACCTGAAACCTCAAGACATAGACCTGGTGATCTGGTCCGGCGAGGAGATCAAGGAGTACCGCAACTGGCCGGTGGGCACCAAGGTGCAAAAGGAGTTGGGCATAGAAAACGCCTGGTCCTTTGACATGCAGCAACGCTGCGGCACCACCCTGGTGGCCCTCAAGGTGGCCCAGGATTTGATCCGAGCCAACGACGGCATCGACAACATCCTCATCGCCAGCGCCTACCGCAACGCCGATCTCATCCACTACCCCAACCCCCGGGTGCGCTGGATGTATTACCTGGCCGCAGGCGGTGCCGCCTGCGTGGTGCAGCGCGCCTGCCCCAAGAACCAGATCATCTCCAGCCACTTCATGAGCGACGGCTCCTTTGCCTGGGACGTTTACGTGCCCGAAGGCGGCTCGGCCGCGCCCATGACCCTGGAGGGCCTGGCAGCGGGTCGGCAATACCTTGACGTCATGGACCCGGTGGGCATGAAAGAGCGCCTGGAAAAACTCAGCCTGAGCAACTGGCTGGTGTGCATCGACCGGGCCCTTGCCAAGGCGGGCTACACGCGGGGCGACGTGGACTACCTGGCCACCCTGCTGGTCAAGCGCTCAGCCCACGACTACCTGATGGAGCAGTTGGGTCTGGCGCCCGAGCAGACCCGCTACCTGGCCGAGTTCGGCCACCACGGCCAGAACGACCAGATTCTCTCCCTGGAGCTGGCCCTGGAGGAAGGGCGGCTCAAGGACGGCGACCTGGTGCTGATGATTTCGGCGGGTATCGGATACGCCTGGGACGTGGTGCTCATGCGCTGGGGCGCGGCGGAGAACGGCAAATGA
- a CDS encoding branched-chain amino acid ABC transporter permease, protein MQVSEQSLTPIQLQRLSEQSTRYTRPAFLLQLLLLVLLVLCPLLFQSFRVMDVVAKIMIFAVAVASFDIIIGYTGIISFAHGMFFGIGAYAVGLVAYYAKAPDYHHILMGLGLAVLLAVILAVVIAFFSLRVKAIFFAMMTLAVAEFAHILGYQWSSLTKGEDGVSFKMPGIFNVNWSDGSILGVPLNGRLVTYYFILIVSVLLFVGIVRFVRSPAGRVLKGIRDNEQRATALGYRIFRYRMLSTVFGSTISALCGGLFAMWLNYVNPDTVLGIPLMLNILLMVIVGGLGTIYGGIVGAAFINIAETWLPDLQKVTASLFPGWEVLQRLSERWVLYFGILYVLVVLFFPKGLLGSLRDMAARRKAAPKLGGPHA, encoded by the coding sequence ATGCAGGTGAGTGAACAGAGCCTGACCCCCATCCAACTCCAGCGCCTGAGCGAGCAGAGCACCCGCTACACCAGGCCCGCTTTCCTGTTGCAGTTGCTCCTGCTCGTGTTGCTAGTGCTCTGCCCGCTGCTGTTCCAGTCCTTCCGGGTCATGGACGTGGTGGCCAAGATCATGATCTTCGCGGTGGCCGTGGCCTCCTTTGACATCATCATCGGCTACACCGGCATCATCTCCTTTGCCCACGGCATGTTCTTTGGGATAGGAGCCTATGCGGTGGGACTGGTGGCCTACTACGCCAAGGCCCCCGACTACCACCACATCCTCATGGGCCTGGGCCTGGCCGTGTTGTTGGCCGTGATCCTGGCGGTGGTGATCGCCTTTTTCTCGCTCCGGGTCAAGGCCATATTCTTTGCCATGATGACCCTGGCGGTGGCCGAGTTCGCCCACATCCTGGGCTACCAGTGGTCCAGCCTTACCAAGGGCGAGGACGGGGTGTCGTTCAAGATGCCGGGCATCTTCAACGTCAACTGGTCCGACGGCTCCATCCTGGGGGTGCCCCTCAACGGCCGCCTGGTCACCTACTATTTCATCCTCATCGTCAGCGTGCTGTTGTTCGTGGGCATAGTGCGTTTCGTGCGCTCCCCGGCCGGCCGGGTGCTAAAGGGCATCCGCGACAACGAGCAGCGGGCCACTGCCCTGGGCTACCGCATCTTCCGCTACCGCATGCTCTCCACCGTGTTCGGCTCCACCATCTCGGCGCTGTGCGGCGGACTGTTCGCCATGTGGCTCAACTACGTGAACCCCGACACGGTGCTGGGCATCCCCCTGATGCTCAACATCCTGTTGATGGTCATCGTGGGCGGCCTGGGCACCATCTACGGCGGCATCGTGGGCGCGGCCTTCATCAACATCGCCGAAACCTGGCTGCCGGACCTGCAAAAGGTTACGGCCAGCCTGTTCCCGGGATGGGAGGTCTTGCAGCGCCTGTCCGAGCGCTGGGTGCTCTACTTCGGCATCCTCTACGTGCTGGTGGTGCTGTTCTTCCCCAAGGGCCTGCTGGGCAGCCTGCGCGACATGGCCGCCCGGCGCAAGGCCGCCCCCAAGCTGGGAGGTCCCCATGCCTGA
- a CDS encoding branched-chain amino acid ABC transporter permease, producing the protein MTSQISALNAKPSLDMRQTAFWTVAGGIWLLPLLWIDPTTYLVLTVAGIAMGMLLFLTAVGLTIIFGLMDVLNLAHGAFFAWGAYVGFTVLGGLNSLGWVETGTLGQSVLSVLISLGVALVVGGLWGLVLERLIIKKIYGDHLKQILITVGAAMIMAEIIKVLWGPNQEVMPVPAAFVGSYDIADVVINKFRVAAIAVGAVVYAGVMAVLLKTKLGIIIRAGVENREVVQTLGYNINRIFTGVFAAGAALAAVGGSMWGIFREEINPAMGEENLIFALIVVIIGGLGSVTGSFLSAMMVGLAFNYVAFLMPKLSLGVNILIMAIILLIRPWGLLGKE; encoded by the coding sequence ATGACCAGCCAAATTTCAGCCCTTAACGCCAAGCCCTCCTTGGACATGCGGCAAACGGCTTTCTGGACCGTGGCCGGCGGCATCTGGCTGCTGCCCCTGCTCTGGATCGACCCCACCACCTACCTGGTGCTCACCGTGGCCGGCATAGCCATGGGCATGCTCCTGTTCCTCACCGCGGTGGGGCTCACCATCATCTTCGGGCTCATGGACGTGCTCAACCTGGCCCACGGCGCCTTCTTCGCCTGGGGGGCCTACGTGGGCTTCACGGTGCTGGGGGGGCTCAACAGCCTGGGTTGGGTGGAGACCGGCACCTTGGGCCAAAGCGTGCTCAGCGTGCTCATCTCCCTTGGGGTGGCGCTGGTGGTGGGCGGCCTGTGGGGCCTGGTGCTGGAGCGCCTGATCATCAAAAAGATCTACGGCGACCACCTCAAGCAGATCCTCATCACCGTGGGCGCGGCCATGATCATGGCCGAGATCATCAAGGTGCTGTGGGGCCCCAACCAGGAGGTCATGCCGGTGCCCGCCGCCTTTGTGGGCAGCTACGACATCGCCGACGTGGTGATCAACAAGTTCCGGGTGGCGGCCATCGCGGTGGGAGCGGTGGTCTACGCCGGGGTCATGGCCGTGCTGCTCAAGACCAAGCTGGGCATCATCATCCGGGCGGGGGTGGAAAACCGCGAGGTGGTGCAGACCCTGGGCTACAACATCAATCGCATCTTCACCGGCGTGTTCGCCGCGGGCGCCGCCCTGGCGGCGGTGGGCGGCAGCATGTGGGGCATCTTCCGCGAGGAGATCAACCCGGCCATGGGCGAGGAGAACCTCATCTTCGCCCTGATCGTGGTCATCATCGGGGGCCTGGGCTCGGTGACCGGCTCCTTCCTTTCGGCCATGATGGTGGGCCTGGCCTTCAACTACGTGGCTTTCCTCATGCCCAAGCTGTCCTTGGGGGTGAACATCCTGATCATGGCCATAATCCTTCTAATCAGGCCCTGGGGCCTCCTGGGCAAGGAGTAG
- a CDS encoding ABC transporter ATP-binding protein, whose product MTEPILRLEGVHTFIAQHHILQGVDMAVMPGRATVLLGRNGAGKSTTMRTVMGLTPAGRGSIRLGERDITKARPYEVAQAGVGFVPEDQAVIYSLSVEENFRLAMLSENEDSWRRMDTIFELFPALKKFWRSKAGVLSGGQKQMLAIARAFVGDHKLLLIDEPSKGLAPIVVDQLIDSLNHIKEHTTIILVEQNFHMASHVGSDYFILDDGRVVHQGLMEALVDDRPLKQKYLGIA is encoded by the coding sequence ATGACTGAGCCCATCCTGCGCCTGGAGGGCGTGCACACCTTCATCGCCCAGCACCACATCCTGCAAGGGGTGGACATGGCGGTCATGCCCGGGCGGGCCACGGTGCTCCTGGGACGCAACGGGGCGGGCAAGTCCACCACCATGCGCACGGTGATGGGCCTTACCCCGGCGGGCCGGGGGAGCATCCGCCTGGGGGAGCGGGACATCACCAAGGCCCGCCCCTACGAGGTGGCCCAGGCCGGGGTGGGCTTCGTGCCCGAGGACCAGGCGGTGATCTACAGCCTGTCGGTGGAGGAAAACTTCCGCCTGGCCATGCTGAGCGAAAACGAGGACTCCTGGCGGCGCATGGACACCATCTTCGAGCTGTTCCCGGCGCTCAAAAAGTTCTGGCGCTCCAAGGCCGGAGTGCTCTCCGGTGGGCAGAAGCAGATGCTGGCCATCGCCCGGGCCTTTGTGGGCGACCACAAGCTCCTGCTCATCGACGAGCCTTCCAAGGGCCTGGCCCCCATCGTGGTGGACCAGCTCATCGACTCGCTCAACCACATCAAGGAGCACACCACCATCATCCTGGTGGAGCAGAACTTCCACATGGCCTCCCACGTGGGCAGCGACTACTTCATCCTGGATGACGGCCGGGTGGTGCACCAGGGGCTCATGGAGGCGCTGGTGGATGATCGGCCTTTGAAACAAAAATATCTGGGCATTGCCTGA